In one Amaranthus tricolor cultivar Red isolate AtriRed21 chromosome 8, ASM2621246v1, whole genome shotgun sequence genomic region, the following are encoded:
- the LOC130820761 gene encoding zinc-finger homeodomain protein 10-like, translating to MAMDFISGPTPHTPDSDTDTPPHAPPSKRAHHQHHHVTYKECMKNHAASIGGHALDGCCEFMPGPTTNPSDPTSLTCAACGCHRNFHRRDPDDPIPLHHLIPSGQKAQSPPSASQLLLSLSSPTSGPSDHENLHTNPTVLGYYNNNGGNGQNGNFNFQSKKRFRTKFSQEQKEKMHEFSEKIGWKLKKGEEKLVEEFCKEIGVDRNVFKVWMHNNKHSSSNSINSSQKIQKIGINGNNTPNGLNNCGVVLSSPLEFNFANGGAQKAKAQ from the coding sequence ATGGCTATGGATTTCATTAGTGGGCCCACTCCTCATACTCCTGACTCTGACACCGATACTCCGCCGCATGCTCCCCCTTCTAAGCGGGCCCACCACCAACACCATCACGTGACTTACAAAGAGTGTATGAAAAACCACGCAGCGAGTATCGGAGGCCACGCGCTAGACGGGTGCTGTGAGTTTATGCCCGGCCCGACTACAAACCCATCAGACCCAACCTCTCTTACGTGCGCTGCATGTGGTTGTCATCGTAACTTCCACCGTCGTGACCCGGACGACCCGATTCCTCTTCACCACCTTATCCCATCGGGTCAGAAAGCCCAATCACCTCCTTCAGCTTCTCAGCTTCTTCTTTCCTTAAGCAGCCCGACTTCTGGTCCGTCGGATCATGAGAATCTTCATACTAACCCAACAGTTTTAGGATACTACAACAACAATGGCGGAAACGGACAAAATGGGAATTTCAATTTTCAGAGTAAGAAGAGATTTAGGACGAAATTTAGTCAAGAACAGAAGGAAAAAATGCATGAATTTTCTGAGAAAATTGGGTGGAAATTGAAGAAAGGAGAAGAAAAATTAGTGgaagaattttgtaaagaaatcGGTGTTGATAGAAATGTGTTTAAAGTTTGGATGCATAATAATAAGCATTCTTCATCAAATTCTATTAATTCTTCTCAAAAAATACAGAAAATTGGTATTAATGGAAATAATACTCCTAATGGGTTGAATAATTGTGGTGTAGTTCTTAGTAGTCCTCTTGAGTTTAATTTTGCTAATGGTGGTGCTCAAAAAGCCAAAGctcaataa
- the LOC130821763 gene encoding uncharacterized protein LOC130821763, with the protein MNGLKAIATAKREAIFWIDDVGDMSKWSLCHDGGHRRERASAWLLGGHMYTAHATRIINRNTEKTNFHEIIAFDYRSGVFEVKTGRGTRGSSKGGKIQQVDLNQEKCTCNKLEIYHLPCSHILAVCIKRHLSFGRFVDPCYTSQSYASTYEHYFMPMIDKRSWPQYTGFELRHDPAQIRGIGRPKSKRIANEMDEGRPNRSNCRRCGSEGHNS; encoded by the exons ATGAATGGTCTAAAGGCAATTGCGACTGCAAAACGAGAGGCAATTTTTTGGATTGATGACGTGGGTGATATGTCTAAGTGGTCattgtgtcatgatggaggacatag gcGTGAACGTGCTAGCgcatggttacttggaggacacATGTACACAGCGCATGCCACGAGAATTATCAATAGAAATACTGAAAAGACAAATTTTCATGAGATAATCGCATTTGATTACAGAAGTGGCGTATTTGAAGTTAAGACCGGGAGGGGTACTAGAGGATCGTCCAAGGGGGGAAAGATTCAACAAGTTGACTTGAATCAAGAgaagtgcacatgtaacaaacttGAGATATACCACCTTCCTTGTTCACACATACTTGCTGTGTGCATCAAACGACACCTTTCATTTGGGAGGTTCGTGGATCCGTGCTATACTAGtcaaagttatgcaagtacatacgaaCATTACTTCATGCCCatgatcgataagaggtcatggccgcaATACACGGGCTTTGAGCTTAGACACGACCCCGCTCAAATTCGTGGTATAGGGAGGCCTAAGTCTAAGAGAATTGCCAATGAAATGGATGAGGGTAGACCAAATCGATCTAATTGTCGTCGTTGTGGGAGCGAAGGTCATAACTCATAA